From the genome of Sander lucioperca isolate FBNREF2018 chromosome 1, SLUC_FBN_1.2, whole genome shotgun sequence, one region includes:
- the zfhx2 gene encoding zinc finger homeobox protein 4 isoform X5 — protein MQEESGETVSTESNGVAEWLCPLCQKGQTDRSSLSLHLTEQHSVLPSCVDKLLDIAVLKQCASGGEKDKSSLKSLGAESSQLKHAEDVRSDPCQSSESSDATQTLGDKEMEKARIMEREGGKAEPEPEEEGNQLTGATENIEIPDASEKSVGKNGVPADNNTQSFKCNACLETFPGKTALKVHYNSASHIQRMTSGSAKQGGDIDPPSVPVLPRPYISNKPYQCATCRVSYNHAITLESHMKSVLHQTRSRNAGIVAHAANSAVDAASLGGTATSALNTVVTTSGSGTSQLVTTTNCAAPGTVMVTTSKDGEQIQTSQVAPSLLTSPVASAQAVSAFLTLLTSSPSTLSHSLLPSLFAASAAPGAAVPQLVPQPQMVMPLILNGLQAQTQQHQDNQQGQLLTQCVPFVGLSTAQQALLTQRLNSLQNQWPSAGVPTNIQPCLEERKQTTKCEREQERQGSDETVEEKFSDQIKDRNNWTTENIKTDKLEDDSKYSAQFPNIESKAKVENNGDNGKALGDSTTDGDSLTNQLDLEGDKAASLCLSPAGTDKSLRNKNLSPSASVPSNSSLSPLNLNLTLSPDSTPQKSQSGTSPCGSLGTPKSSPSTNALTNNQTRPHCNAMGSIYPDLPVLSEFQSEVLWAFFESRSEADAASPPHEDCEALGREVGLSEEEVRRWLSQARHAKQRQRATELEHLRRLAGFTGHAQSSDNDYDDEESSLIIAEGDDDVEASGSQAIDLSSTRGKRRQKDLGREGQGDSCLTSDSENEVYTSVIVSDEESQNGSLREGPESPAKDEAQWEVHGDKGSAGGKVLRSTTVFLSDAEDEYEDEEGGGAQRAKRKKRKGEFERDEVEVKKERQDPDVDLELDAQGDPPSSQSHAEIPTSALHSLPLSLAPFSTQFLSPYVLSLTPTVVDGSKVPIFPNPPTITRFSSSLLSQSLSSHSQSSHYLSNGGDCESALDLSMGKNNSKSASSSSSLADKIAAQKGQLLDGLGLRPTSKGLVVVQVKPEPITSMSSSNSSMSLVNCNNMTKSSIYMRAAEKMNATLLEREREKEREQEQQQRKSKGKRYRDMRRSRTIIQAEQLDILYGCYFKDPNPGKHEFEQISEWVHLPKKVVQIWFQNMRARERKGEVRFISDGTLAAVGKPLIKFTWPLSKPIFSNKPAPNNTGCITTAPIVRTLIKTEREPVKDLGKPAVVKKIAPVPIKPKEVVSSTNVSPVSSSTTAVPKTKLETTSNVTMVKVAPKVNTPVLLAPPKDPIPIAPRPAQKRKLEEESEEEKTDEEKDSENEMGPGLGVTNRMVPKLPTTPIHNRPPATTVVPQKQNGLNYWTPKVPIKINTLSREQLALPTHTSPRTIPPPPTPSIAPVSPNTPSSAKVASPSTPVVAKSSPTESSFLPHSSSRRPRTHLSCLQLSILQSCYETCAHPNAMECEAIGTELNLPLKVVQIWFQNTRAKEKRWRLQQEKMSPLSGGKVDMSSGSYLQYNALKANRPILPKPVQLTVTEPQASPMAGQPVPKETLTGRCDACNISFESRAAARAHVFSPRHLATLRTTNFGQPTTLVNKNGTGNGGPGSVVPGSQVPHSTLVTSSGEMVIESPPPTATSNS, from the exons ATGCAG gaGGAGTCTGGAGAGACAGTGAGCACTGAAAGCAATGGAGTGGCAGAGTGGCTGTGCCCCCTGTGCCAAAAAGGGCAAACAGACAGATCTTCCCTGTCTCTACATCTCACTGAGCAACACAGCGTGCTTCCATCTTGTGTCGACAAACTGCTGGACATT gCTGTTCTAAAACAGTGTGCCAGCGGAGGAGAAAAGGACAAAAGTTCTCTAAAATCTTTAG gTGCTGAATCTTCACAACTGAAGCACGCTGAAGACGTCCGTTCAGATCCCTGCCAATCTAGTGAGAGTTCAGACGCTACCCAGACGCTTGGAGACAAAGAGATGGAGAAAGCGAGAATAATGGAACGGGAGGGAGGTAAAGCTGAGCCAGAGCCAGAAGAGGAGGGAAATCAACTTACAGGAGCAACTGAAAACATAGAAATCCCAGACGCTAGTGAAAAGTCAGTTGGTAAAAATGGTGTGCCAGCTGACAATAACACCCAGTCATTCAAATGCAATGCCTGCCTGGAAACTTTTCCCGGCAAAACTGCCTTGAAAGTTCATTACAACTCTGCATCCCACATTCAGAGGATGACATCAGGCTCTGCAAAACAAGGTGGGGACATTGATCCCCCCTCAGTTCCTGTCCTGCCTCGGCCATATATATCAAACAAACCCTACCAGTGTGCTACATGTCGAGTCTCTTATAATCATGCCATCACCCTTGAGAGCCATATGAAATCTGTCTTGCACCAGACCCGCAGCAGGAATGCTGGAATTGTCGCACATGCTGCAAACAGCGCAGTTGATGCTGCTAGTTTGGGAGGTACCGCCACCAGTGCTCTAAACACTGTCGTGACCACATCTGGAAGTGGAACCAGTCAGTTAGTTACCACCACCAACTGTGCTGCTCCTGGGACTGTGATGGTGACTACTTCAAAGGACGGAGAGCAGATTCAAACTTCACAAGTGGCTCCCTCCCTCCTCACCTCCCCCGTGGCCTCAGCTCAGGCGGTCTCAGCCTTTCTCACCCTCCTCACATCTAGTCCCAGCACCCTCTCGcactccctcctcccctccctgtTCGCGGCTAGTGCTGCTCCTGGTGCCGCCGTGCCTCAGCTCGTGCCTCAGCCTCAAATGGTCATGCCCTTGATCTTGAATGGGCTCCAAGCCCAAACCCAGCAGCACCAAGATAACCAGCAAGGCCAGCTCCTAACCCAGTGTGTGCCATTCGTAGGTCTCAGCACAGCCCAGCAAGCCCTCCTAACCCAAAGACTTAACAGCTTACAGAACCAGTGGCCCTCTGCAGGAGTTCCCACAAACATACAGCCTTGCCTGGAAGAGCGAAAACAGACTACAAAGTGTGAGAGAGAACAGGAAAGGCAGGGCAGTGATGAGACCGTTGAAGAGAAGTTCTCGGATCAGATCAAGGACAGGAATAACTGGACTACAGAGAACATTAAAACAGATAAACTTGAGGATGACAGTAAATATTCTGCACAGTTTCCTAACATAGAAAGCAAAGCGAAGGTTGAGAATAATGGAGACAATGGGAAGGCACTTGGAGATAGcacaacagatggagacagcttgACTAATCAGTTGGACCTGGAAGGTGATAAAGCAGCTAGcctctgtctctccccagcGGGCACAGACAAGAGCCTCCGCAACAAGAACCTCTCGCCTTCTGCGTCTGTGCCCAGCAACTCAAGCCTCAGTCCTTTAAATTTAAACCTTACACTTAGCCCCGATTCTACTCCTCAAAAATCACAATCAGGCACTAGCCCTTGTGGCTCTCTTGGCACTCCAAAATCCAGTCCGAGCACAAATGCCTTAACTAACAACCAAACTCGACCCCATTGTAATGCAATGGGATCCATTTATCCAGACCTTCCAGTGCTGTCCGAGTTCCAGTCGGAGGTTCTCTGGGCGTTCTTTGAGTCACGTAGTGAGGCTGATGCTGCAAGTCCTCCCCATGAGGACTGTGAGGCGCTGGGCAGAGAGGTTGGACTTTCTGAGGAAGAGGTGCGCAGGTGGTTGAGCCAAGCTCGACATGCAAAACAGAGGCAGAGGGCGACAGAGTTGGAACACCTGCGACGCTTGGCAGGATTTACAGGGCATGCCCAAAGTTCTGACAATGACTATGATGACGAGGAAAGCTCACTGATTATAGCAGAAGGTGACGATGATGTTGAAGCGTCAGGTAGTCAGGCAATAGATTTGTCTAGTACAAGAGGGAAACGCAGACAGAAAGATTTGGGGAGGGAGGGTCAGGGAGATTCCTGTCTCACTTCTGACTCAGAAAATGAGGTCTACACCTCTGTCATTGTGTCTGATGAGGAAAGTCAGAATGGGTCTTTGAGGGAGGGTCCTGAGAGCCCTGCTAAAGATGAAGCACAGTGGGAAGTTCATGGTGATAAGGGATCAGCTGGAGGAAAGGTCTTGCGCTCCACAACTGTGTTCCTATCTGATGCAGAGGATGAGTATGAAGACGAGGAGGGCGGAGGGGCTCAGAGGGCCAAGAGGAAAAAGCGAAAAGGGGAGTTTGAGCGTGATGAGGTGGAGGTGAAGAAGGAGAGGCAGGACCCAGATGTGGATCTAGAGTTGGACGCCCAAGGGGATCCTCCGAGTTCACAGTCCCACGCTGAGATTCCAACCAGTGCTCTGCACTCACTTCCCCTGTCCCTTGCTCCTTTTTCTACTCAGTTCCTTAGCCCCTATGTCCTCTCTCTTACTCCTACCGTGGTTGATGGGAGCAAAGTACCCATCTTTCCTAACCCGCCAACCATCACACGCTTCTCCAGCTCTCTTCTCTCGCAGTCTCTCTCCTCCCACAGCCAATCTTCCCACTACCTGTCCAATGGTGGTGACTGTGAGTCCGCTCTGGATCTCAGCATGGGGAAAAACAACTCAAAATCTGCTTCTTCCTCATCATCTCTGGCTGATAAAATTGCAGCACAGAAGGGACAGTTGCTGGATGGGCTTGGCTTGAGGCCCACATCCAAAGGTCTGGTAGTAGTGCAGGTGAAGCCTGAACCCATTACTTCCATGTCCTCTTCCAACAGCAGTATGAGTCTGGTGAACTGCAACAACATGACAAAGTCTAGTATTTACATGAGGGCAGCAGAGAAAATGAATGCCACACTATtggaaagggagagggagaaggaaagggagcaggagcagcagcagaggaagtCCAAAGGAAAAAGGTATCGGGATATGAGACGTTCAAGGACCATCATTCAAGCTGAACAACTTGACATTCTGTATGGCTGCTACTTCAAAGACCCAAATCCTGGGAAACATGAGTTTGAACAGATTTCAGAGTGGGTGCACCTTCCAAAGAAGGTTGTTCAGATTTGGTTCCAGAACATGAGGGCGAGGGAACGAAAGGGTGAGGTCCGATTCATCAGTGATGGGACCCTGGCAGCAGTTGGAAAACCTCTCATCAAATTTACCTGGCCTCTTTCCAAACCCATTTTCTCCAACAAGCCTGCTCCAAATAATACTGGGTGCATCACAACTGCTCCAATTGTGCGCACCCTCattaagacagagagagagcctgTAAAGGATCTGGGAAAACCGGCCGTGGTGAAAAAAATAGCCCCAGTTCCTATCAAGCCCAAGGAGGTTGTTTCCTCTACCAATGTCTCTCCTGTGAGCAGCAGTACTACTGCAGTGCCAAAGACCAAGCTTGAAACCACCAGCAACGTCACTATGGTCAAAGTTGCACCCAAAGTCAACACGCCTGTTcttttagcaccacccaaggaTCCAATCCCTATCGCCCCACGACCGGCCCAGAAACGTAAGCTAGAAGAGGAAAGCGAGGAAGAAAAGACTGATGAGGAGAAAGACAGTGAAAATGAGATGGGTCCTGGACTAGGGGTCACTAACCGCATGGTTCCCAAGCTGCCCACAACTCCTATCCACAACAGGCCTCCTGCCACAACAGTGGTGCCACAAAAACAGAATGGGCTCAACTACTGGACCCCCAAGGTCCCCATTAAGATCAACACTCTATCAAGAGAACAATTGGCTCTTCCAACACACACGTCTCCTCGTACCATCCCCCCTCCTCCCACCCCCAGCATTGCACCAGTTAGCCCGAATACCCCCAGCTCTGCCAAAGTGGCCAGCCCCTCCACCCCGGTTGTAGCTAAATCAAGCCCGACAGAAAGCAGCTTTCTGCCCCACTCATCCAGCCGTAGGCCACGCACACACCTGTCCTGCCTACAGCTGTCCATTCTGCAGTCCTGTTACGAGACCTGTGCCCACCCTAACGCCATGGAGTGCGAGGCAATCGGCACCGAGCTCAACCTGCCACTCAAGGTGGTGCAGATCTGGTTCCAAAACACCAGAGCCAAGGAGAAGCGCTGGAGGCTGCAGCAAGAGAAAATG TCTCCACTGTCAGGTGGAAAGGTGGACATGAGTTCAGGAAGCTACCTGCAGTACAACGCTCTCAAAGCCAATCGTCCCATCCTGCCCAAACCTGTTCAGCTGACCGTTACTGAGCCTCAAGCTTCCCCAATGGCCGGTCAGCCAGTGCCAAAGGAGACCCTGACGGGCCGCTGTGATGCCTGCAACATCTCCTTTGAATCCCGGGCTGCAGCGAGGGCCCACGTCTTCTCCCCGCGTCATCTGGCAACCCTGAGAACCACTAACTTTGGCCAGCCGACGACGCTCGTCAACAAGAACGGAACGGGTAACGGTGGACCTGGCAGTGTTGTGCCGGGCTCACAGGTCCCTCACTCCACTCTGGTAACCAGTTCTGGGGAGATGGTTATCGAGTCGCCTCCACCGACGGCCACCAGCAACAGCTAA
- the zfhx2 gene encoding zinc finger homeobox protein 4 isoform X3, translating to MNACRKIHQSCVEESGETVSTESNGVAEWLCPLCQKGQTDRSSLSLHLTEQHSVLPSCVDKLLDIAVLKQCASGGEKDKSSLKSLGAESSQLKHAEDVRSDPCQSSESSDATQTLGDKEMEKARIMEREGGKAEPEPEEEGNQLTGATENIEIPDASEKSVGKNGVPADNNTQSFKCNACLETFPGKTALKVHYNSASHIQRMTSGSAKQGGDIDPPSVPVLPRPYISNKPYQCATCRVSYNHAITLESHMKSVLHQTRSRNAGIVAHAANSAVDAASLGGTATSALNTVVTTSGSGTSQLVTTTNCAAPGTVMVTTSKDGEQIQTSQVAPSLLTSPVASAQAVSAFLTLLTSSPSTLSHSLLPSLFAASAAPGAAVPQLVPQPQMVMPLILNGLQAQTQQHQDNQQGQLLTQCVPFVGLSTAQQALLTQRLNSLQNQWPSAGVPTNIQPCLEERKQTTKCEREQERQGSDETVEEKFSDQIKDRNNWTTENIKTDKLEDDSKYSAQFPNIESKAKVENNGDNGKALGDSTTDGDSLTNQLDLEGDKAASLCLSPAGTDKSLRNKNLSPSASVPSNSSLSPLNLNLTLSPDSTPQKSQSGTSPCGSLGTPKSSPSTNALTNNQTRPHCNAMGSIYPDLPVLSEFQSEVLWAFFESRSEADAASPPHEDCEALGREVGLSEEEVRRWLSQARHAKQRQRATELEHLRRLAGFTGHAQSSDNDYDDEESSLIIAEGDDDVEASGSQAIDLSSTRGKRRQKDLGREGQGDSCLTSDSENEVYTSVIVSDEESQNGSLREGPESPAKDEAQWEVHGDKGSAGGKVLRSTTVFLSDAEDEYEDEEGGGAQRAKRKKRKGEFERDEVEVKKERQDPDVDLELDAQGDPPSSQSHAEIPTSALHSLPLSLAPFSTQFLSPYVLSLTPTVVDGSKVPIFPNPPTITRFSSSLLSQSLSSHSQSSHYLSNGGDCESALDLSMGKNNSKSASSSSSLADKIAAQKGQLLDGLGLRPTSKGLVVVQVKPEPITSMSSSNSSMSLVNCNNMTKSSIYMRAAEKMNATLLEREREKEREQEQQQRKSKGKRYRDMRRSRTIIQAEQLDILYGCYFKDPNPGKHEFEQISEWVHLPKKVVQIWFQNMRARERKGEVRFISDGTLAAVGKPLIKFTWPLSKPIFSNKPAPNNTGCITTAPIVRTLIKTEREPVKDLGKPAVVKKIAPVPIKPKEVVSSTNVSPVSSSTTAVPKTKLETTSNVTMVKVAPKVNTPVLLAPPKDPIPIAPRPAQKRKLEEESEEEKTDEEKDSENEMGPGLGVTNRMVPKLPTTPIHNRPPATTVVPQKQNGLNYWTPKVPIKINTLSREQLALPTHTSPRTIPPPPTPSIAPVSPNTPSSAKVASPSTPVVAKSSPTESSFLPHSSSRRPRTHLSCLQLSILQSCYETCAHPNAMECEAIGTELNLPLKVVQIWFQNTRAKEKRWRLQQEKMSPLSGGKVDMSSGSYLQYNALKANRPILPKPVQLTVTEPQASPMAGQPVPKETLTGRCDACNISFESRAAARAHVFSPRHLATLRTTNFGQPTTLVNKNGTGNGGPGSVVPGSQVPHSTLVTSSGEMVIESPPPTATSNS from the exons ATGAATGCTTGCAGAAAAATACATCAAAGCTGTGTG gaGGAGTCTGGAGAGACAGTGAGCACTGAAAGCAATGGAGTGGCAGAGTGGCTGTGCCCCCTGTGCCAAAAAGGGCAAACAGACAGATCTTCCCTGTCTCTACATCTCACTGAGCAACACAGCGTGCTTCCATCTTGTGTCGACAAACTGCTGGACATT gCTGTTCTAAAACAGTGTGCCAGCGGAGGAGAAAAGGACAAAAGTTCTCTAAAATCTTTAG gTGCTGAATCTTCACAACTGAAGCACGCTGAAGACGTCCGTTCAGATCCCTGCCAATCTAGTGAGAGTTCAGACGCTACCCAGACGCTTGGAGACAAAGAGATGGAGAAAGCGAGAATAATGGAACGGGAGGGAGGTAAAGCTGAGCCAGAGCCAGAAGAGGAGGGAAATCAACTTACAGGAGCAACTGAAAACATAGAAATCCCAGACGCTAGTGAAAAGTCAGTTGGTAAAAATGGTGTGCCAGCTGACAATAACACCCAGTCATTCAAATGCAATGCCTGCCTGGAAACTTTTCCCGGCAAAACTGCCTTGAAAGTTCATTACAACTCTGCATCCCACATTCAGAGGATGACATCAGGCTCTGCAAAACAAGGTGGGGACATTGATCCCCCCTCAGTTCCTGTCCTGCCTCGGCCATATATATCAAACAAACCCTACCAGTGTGCTACATGTCGAGTCTCTTATAATCATGCCATCACCCTTGAGAGCCATATGAAATCTGTCTTGCACCAGACCCGCAGCAGGAATGCTGGAATTGTCGCACATGCTGCAAACAGCGCAGTTGATGCTGCTAGTTTGGGAGGTACCGCCACCAGTGCTCTAAACACTGTCGTGACCACATCTGGAAGTGGAACCAGTCAGTTAGTTACCACCACCAACTGTGCTGCTCCTGGGACTGTGATGGTGACTACTTCAAAGGACGGAGAGCAGATTCAAACTTCACAAGTGGCTCCCTCCCTCCTCACCTCCCCCGTGGCCTCAGCTCAGGCGGTCTCAGCCTTTCTCACCCTCCTCACATCTAGTCCCAGCACCCTCTCGcactccctcctcccctccctgtTCGCGGCTAGTGCTGCTCCTGGTGCCGCCGTGCCTCAGCTCGTGCCTCAGCCTCAAATGGTCATGCCCTTGATCTTGAATGGGCTCCAAGCCCAAACCCAGCAGCACCAAGATAACCAGCAAGGCCAGCTCCTAACCCAGTGTGTGCCATTCGTAGGTCTCAGCACAGCCCAGCAAGCCCTCCTAACCCAAAGACTTAACAGCTTACAGAACCAGTGGCCCTCTGCAGGAGTTCCCACAAACATACAGCCTTGCCTGGAAGAGCGAAAACAGACTACAAAGTGTGAGAGAGAACAGGAAAGGCAGGGCAGTGATGAGACCGTTGAAGAGAAGTTCTCGGATCAGATCAAGGACAGGAATAACTGGACTACAGAGAACATTAAAACAGATAAACTTGAGGATGACAGTAAATATTCTGCACAGTTTCCTAACATAGAAAGCAAAGCGAAGGTTGAGAATAATGGAGACAATGGGAAGGCACTTGGAGATAGcacaacagatggagacagcttgACTAATCAGTTGGACCTGGAAGGTGATAAAGCAGCTAGcctctgtctctccccagcGGGCACAGACAAGAGCCTCCGCAACAAGAACCTCTCGCCTTCTGCGTCTGTGCCCAGCAACTCAAGCCTCAGTCCTTTAAATTTAAACCTTACACTTAGCCCCGATTCTACTCCTCAAAAATCACAATCAGGCACTAGCCCTTGTGGCTCTCTTGGCACTCCAAAATCCAGTCCGAGCACAAATGCCTTAACTAACAACCAAACTCGACCCCATTGTAATGCAATGGGATCCATTTATCCAGACCTTCCAGTGCTGTCCGAGTTCCAGTCGGAGGTTCTCTGGGCGTTCTTTGAGTCACGTAGTGAGGCTGATGCTGCAAGTCCTCCCCATGAGGACTGTGAGGCGCTGGGCAGAGAGGTTGGACTTTCTGAGGAAGAGGTGCGCAGGTGGTTGAGCCAAGCTCGACATGCAAAACAGAGGCAGAGGGCGACAGAGTTGGAACACCTGCGACGCTTGGCAGGATTTACAGGGCATGCCCAAAGTTCTGACAATGACTATGATGACGAGGAAAGCTCACTGATTATAGCAGAAGGTGACGATGATGTTGAAGCGTCAGGTAGTCAGGCAATAGATTTGTCTAGTACAAGAGGGAAACGCAGACAGAAAGATTTGGGGAGGGAGGGTCAGGGAGATTCCTGTCTCACTTCTGACTCAGAAAATGAGGTCTACACCTCTGTCATTGTGTCTGATGAGGAAAGTCAGAATGGGTCTTTGAGGGAGGGTCCTGAGAGCCCTGCTAAAGATGAAGCACAGTGGGAAGTTCATGGTGATAAGGGATCAGCTGGAGGAAAGGTCTTGCGCTCCACAACTGTGTTCCTATCTGATGCAGAGGATGAGTATGAAGACGAGGAGGGCGGAGGGGCTCAGAGGGCCAAGAGGAAAAAGCGAAAAGGGGAGTTTGAGCGTGATGAGGTGGAGGTGAAGAAGGAGAGGCAGGACCCAGATGTGGATCTAGAGTTGGACGCCCAAGGGGATCCTCCGAGTTCACAGTCCCACGCTGAGATTCCAACCAGTGCTCTGCACTCACTTCCCCTGTCCCTTGCTCCTTTTTCTACTCAGTTCCTTAGCCCCTATGTCCTCTCTCTTACTCCTACCGTGGTTGATGGGAGCAAAGTACCCATCTTTCCTAACCCGCCAACCATCACACGCTTCTCCAGCTCTCTTCTCTCGCAGTCTCTCTCCTCCCACAGCCAATCTTCCCACTACCTGTCCAATGGTGGTGACTGTGAGTCCGCTCTGGATCTCAGCATGGGGAAAAACAACTCAAAATCTGCTTCTTCCTCATCATCTCTGGCTGATAAAATTGCAGCACAGAAGGGACAGTTGCTGGATGGGCTTGGCTTGAGGCCCACATCCAAAGGTCTGGTAGTAGTGCAGGTGAAGCCTGAACCCATTACTTCCATGTCCTCTTCCAACAGCAGTATGAGTCTGGTGAACTGCAACAACATGACAAAGTCTAGTATTTACATGAGGGCAGCAGAGAAAATGAATGCCACACTATtggaaagggagagggagaaggaaagggagcaggagcagcagcagaggaagtCCAAAGGAAAAAGGTATCGGGATATGAGACGTTCAAGGACCATCATTCAAGCTGAACAACTTGACATTCTGTATGGCTGCTACTTCAAAGACCCAAATCCTGGGAAACATGAGTTTGAACAGATTTCAGAGTGGGTGCACCTTCCAAAGAAGGTTGTTCAGATTTGGTTCCAGAACATGAGGGCGAGGGAACGAAAGGGTGAGGTCCGATTCATCAGTGATGGGACCCTGGCAGCAGTTGGAAAACCTCTCATCAAATTTACCTGGCCTCTTTCCAAACCCATTTTCTCCAACAAGCCTGCTCCAAATAATACTGGGTGCATCACAACTGCTCCAATTGTGCGCACCCTCattaagacagagagagagcctgTAAAGGATCTGGGAAAACCGGCCGTGGTGAAAAAAATAGCCCCAGTTCCTATCAAGCCCAAGGAGGTTGTTTCCTCTACCAATGTCTCTCCTGTGAGCAGCAGTACTACTGCAGTGCCAAAGACCAAGCTTGAAACCACCAGCAACGTCACTATGGTCAAAGTTGCACCCAAAGTCAACACGCCTGTTcttttagcaccacccaaggaTCCAATCCCTATCGCCCCACGACCGGCCCAGAAACGTAAGCTAGAAGAGGAAAGCGAGGAAGAAAAGACTGATGAGGAGAAAGACAGTGAAAATGAGATGGGTCCTGGACTAGGGGTCACTAACCGCATGGTTCCCAAGCTGCCCACAACTCCTATCCACAACAGGCCTCCTGCCACAACAGTGGTGCCACAAAAACAGAATGGGCTCAACTACTGGACCCCCAAGGTCCCCATTAAGATCAACACTCTATCAAGAGAACAATTGGCTCTTCCAACACACACGTCTCCTCGTACCATCCCCCCTCCTCCCACCCCCAGCATTGCACCAGTTAGCCCGAATACCCCCAGCTCTGCCAAAGTGGCCAGCCCCTCCACCCCGGTTGTAGCTAAATCAAGCCCGACAGAAAGCAGCTTTCTGCCCCACTCATCCAGCCGTAGGCCACGCACACACCTGTCCTGCCTACAGCTGTCCATTCTGCAGTCCTGTTACGAGACCTGTGCCCACCCTAACGCCATGGAGTGCGAGGCAATCGGCACCGAGCTCAACCTGCCACTCAAGGTGGTGCAGATCTGGTTCCAAAACACCAGAGCCAAGGAGAAGCGCTGGAGGCTGCAGCAAGAGAAAATG TCTCCACTGTCAGGTGGAAAGGTGGACATGAGTTCAGGAAGCTACCTGCAGTACAACGCTCTCAAAGCCAATCGTCCCATCCTGCCCAAACCTGTTCAGCTGACCGTTACTGAGCCTCAAGCTTCCCCAATGGCCGGTCAGCCAGTGCCAAAGGAGACCCTGACGGGCCGCTGTGATGCCTGCAACATCTCCTTTGAATCCCGGGCTGCAGCGAGGGCCCACGTCTTCTCCCCGCGTCATCTGGCAACCCTGAGAACCACTAACTTTGGCCAGCCGACGACGCTCGTCAACAAGAACGGAACGGGTAACGGTGGACCTGGCAGTGTTGTGCCGGGCTCACAGGTCCCTCACTCCACTCTGGTAACCAGTTCTGGGGAGATGGTTATCGAGTCGCCTCCACCGACGGCCACCAGCAACAGCTAA